One Vicinamibacterales bacterium DNA window includes the following coding sequences:
- a CDS encoding FGGY family carbohydrate kinase, producing the protein MNGPWLLGLDIGSSFIKAALIDAASGTLVARAAAPEREMTIRAPQPGWAEQDPEHWWSHAVRAARLALQEANAPPGIVSAIGISYQMHGLVVVDRHLRVLRPAIIWCDGRAVGIGERAFATIGPLSCLARLLNSPGNFTASKLAWVKEHEPATYAAIHKAMLPGDYLAMRLTGEATTTPSGLSEGVLWDFLDQTVSSDVLEALGLDPSLICRQVPTFGVQGELTAAAAAALGLRPGIPVSYRAGDQPNNAFSLNVLEPGEVAATAGTSGVVYGVGCEARWDSASRVNTFLHVNHTPAVPRYGVLLCVNGTGSLNSWLNRTLGRNLSYDEMNRLAETAPVGSDGLTMLPFGNGAERTLGNRDPGASLFGLSFARHDLAHVCRAAQEGIVFALNYGIDIMREMGVDVRAVRAGRSNLFLSPLFARAFADTSGAAVELIDTDGAQGAARGAGVGVGVYATPADAAIGLTACARIEPDSTTRARYREAYDRWLTALRQHVLGA; encoded by the coding sequence ATGAACGGCCCCTGGCTCCTCGGCCTCGACATCGGGAGTTCCTTCATCAAGGCGGCGCTGATCGATGCCGCGAGTGGGACGCTCGTGGCGCGCGCAGCGGCACCGGAACGCGAGATGACGATCCGCGCGCCGCAGCCGGGTTGGGCCGAACAGGATCCCGAGCACTGGTGGAGCCACGCCGTCCGCGCCGCGCGCCTCGCGTTGCAGGAGGCCAACGCCCCACCCGGCATCGTTTCGGCCATCGGCATCTCGTACCAGATGCACGGCCTGGTCGTCGTCGATCGCCACCTGCGGGTGCTGCGGCCCGCGATCATCTGGTGCGACGGGCGCGCGGTGGGCATCGGGGAGCGGGCATTCGCGACCATCGGGCCGCTCAGTTGCCTCGCGCGGCTGCTGAACTCGCCCGGCAACTTCACCGCCTCGAAGCTCGCATGGGTCAAGGAGCACGAGCCGGCCACCTACGCCGCGATCCACAAGGCCATGCTCCCGGGCGACTACCTCGCCATGCGGCTGACGGGCGAGGCCACCACGACGCCGTCGGGGTTGTCCGAGGGTGTGCTGTGGGACTTTCTCGACCAGACCGTCTCGTCCGATGTGCTCGAGGCGCTCGGTCTCGACCCGTCGCTGATCTGCCGTCAGGTGCCGACGTTCGGCGTGCAAGGTGAACTGACGGCCGCCGCCGCCGCGGCACTGGGACTGCGCCCCGGGATACCCGTCTCCTACCGCGCCGGCGACCAGCCCAACAACGCGTTCTCACTGAACGTCCTCGAACCTGGAGAAGTGGCCGCGACGGCGGGCACATCCGGTGTGGTGTACGGCGTAGGCTGCGAGGCGCGATGGGACAGTGCGTCGCGAGTCAACACGTTCCTCCACGTGAATCACACGCCGGCCGTGCCGCGCTACGGCGTCCTGCTGTGCGTGAACGGCACCGGGTCACTGAACAGCTGGCTGAACCGGACGCTCGGCCGGAACCTCTCCTACGACGAAATGAACCGACTTGCGGAGACGGCGCCGGTGGGTTCGGATGGGCTGACGATGCTGCCGTTCGGCAACGGAGCCGAGCGAACACTGGGCAACCGCGACCCCGGTGCGTCGCTGTTCGGCCTTTCGTTCGCGCGCCACGATCTGGCGCACGTCTGCCGCGCGGCGCAGGAGGGCATCGTGTTCGCCCTGAACTACGGCATCGACATCATGCGTGAGATGGGTGTGGACGTGCGGGCGGTCCGTGCAGGCCGGTCGAACCTGTTCCTCAGCCCGTTGTTCGCGCGGGCCTTTGCCGACACGTCGGGGGCGGCCGTGGAACTCATCGACACCGATGGCGCGCAGGGTGCCGCGCGCGGTGCGGGTGTCGGTGTGGGCGTGTACGCGACGCCTGCCGATGCCGCCATCGGTCTGACCGCCTGCGCGCGGATCGAGCCCGACAGCACGACCCGCGCCCGTTACCGTGAAGCCTACGACCGCTGGCTCACCGCTCTCCGCCAGCACGTCCTTGGCGCGTAG
- a CDS encoding PAS domain S-box protein: protein MNEQGRSTRVRFRIGWLSTPRRTALAAALVAGLAFGAAWFELGLWRQAQSLQALRNDVQRELVLRRSALVSAVERRLALLDGLHAFVEVEVSREQVGRLFPEFAARLRTAVPGVRNLGVAPGTTYAQVYPVEGNERVLGYDLAADSRAEVREDVQLAIRSRDRVLSGPVDLVQGGLGLIARRAVHQRDAYWGLVGVAVDMQPILDEAGLTGSHGDVALAVRRPGGRAFYGSDAVFDEDPVLETFQLTNARWEIAGRPRFGWTAPLAEARRLWGLSGLVLSLVPMAFVFVVAWRQSLLRHAKLQAEQTVEERTAALAQTTDMLEAVLRASPLAIVTLDRDGRVMSWNAAAELTFGWTAAEAIGQPIPIVAPDKWPGFMDIQRRILTGGERITGIEVTRRHKDGHPIDIRLSTALMLDANRQPLGVMGVAEDVTETRAVERALHRAMLIVENSPVILVRWRHGDAWLVEYISENVAQFGYSAEDFVSGRLAWADIMLPDDLPRAMAEVAAHAGQGSDHFRLEYRIVTRDGRVRWMEDTATVGTELDGSRIDESIILDVTERRAGEDARHQVERRVREILDSVPVIAVMLDVHGGITFCNSHLLALTAWRRDEIIGRDWFEVFVPPNVRDAASRHFLEALQTGEFGPSYEHQIVTRDGEVREIVWDNTHIRDTTGAIIGSASLGRDVTEQRRLEAQYRQAQKMEAVGQLAGGVAHDFNNLLQVMSGYAGLALADLQPGQPMHSEISEIKRAADRATVLVRQLLAFSRRQTMERRAIDLNARIANLLTMLRRLIGEHIELDFRPGDGLPSVMADAGQIEQVLMNLSLNARDAMPDGGRITVATSRVTADEEFCQQRPWARGGDYVVLTVSDTGPGIPPDILEHVFEPFFTTKEVGKGSGLGLATVYGIVKQHDGLIEVISEPAHGARFVIYLPAAGDAVVDATAVRDEIVPTAPAGSVGHEMILLAEDEDLVRGLAKRVLEGAGYTVLTARDGAEAVAIFDAHRDEIALALLDVVMPRLNGPQVHAHIRARRRDVPVLYCSGYSRQMLEESTGGGADDGLDLLLKPYEPRVLLDRVRARLSRPPQPLPG, encoded by the coding sequence ATGAACGAACAGGGACGATCCACGCGGGTCAGGTTCCGCATCGGGTGGCTCTCCACTCCCCGTCGCACGGCGCTTGCCGCGGCGCTGGTGGCGGGCCTCGCCTTCGGGGCCGCGTGGTTCGAACTGGGCCTGTGGCGGCAGGCGCAGAGCCTGCAGGCGCTCAGGAACGACGTGCAGCGCGAGTTGGTGCTCCGTCGCAGCGCGCTCGTCTCGGCCGTCGAGCGCCGGCTCGCCCTGCTCGATGGCCTCCACGCCTTCGTCGAAGTCGAGGTGAGCCGCGAGCAGGTGGGGCGTCTCTTCCCGGAGTTCGCCGCGCGGCTGCGCACGGCGGTGCCGGGCGTGCGCAACCTCGGAGTCGCCCCCGGCACGACCTACGCCCAGGTCTACCCGGTCGAGGGCAACGAGCGCGTCCTGGGCTACGACCTGGCCGCCGACTCACGGGCGGAGGTCCGCGAGGACGTCCAACTGGCGATTCGCAGCCGGGACAGAGTGCTGTCAGGCCCCGTCGACCTCGTCCAGGGCGGCCTCGGCCTGATCGCGCGACGCGCCGTACACCAGCGGGACGCGTATTGGGGACTCGTCGGAGTGGCGGTGGACATGCAGCCCATCCTGGACGAGGCGGGGCTGACCGGAAGTCACGGTGACGTCGCCCTGGCCGTTCGCCGGCCGGGCGGACGGGCTTTCTACGGATCGGACGCCGTGTTCGATGAGGACCCGGTGCTCGAGACGTTCCAGCTGACCAATGCCCGCTGGGAGATCGCGGGCCGGCCGCGCTTCGGATGGACCGCCCCGCTGGCCGAGGCGCGCCGGTTGTGGGGGCTGTCGGGACTCGTGCTCTCGCTCGTCCCGATGGCATTCGTGTTCGTGGTCGCGTGGCGTCAGAGCCTGCTTCGCCACGCCAAGCTCCAGGCTGAGCAGACGGTCGAGGAGCGGACGGCCGCGCTCGCGCAGACGACCGACATGCTGGAAGCCGTGCTGCGGGCGTCGCCTCTCGCGATCGTCACGCTCGACCGCGATGGTCGCGTGATGTCGTGGAACGCTGCCGCGGAGCTGACGTTCGGCTGGACCGCTGCGGAGGCCATCGGACAGCCGATACCGATCGTCGCGCCGGACAAATGGCCCGGGTTCATGGACATCCAGCGTCGGATTCTGACGGGCGGCGAGCGTATCACCGGGATCGAGGTCACGCGGCGACACAAGGATGGTCACCCAATCGACATCCGACTGTCCACGGCGCTCATGCTCGACGCGAATCGTCAACCGCTGGGTGTGATGGGCGTCGCCGAGGATGTCACCGAGACGCGAGCCGTCGAACGAGCGCTCCACCGCGCCATGCTCATCGTCGAGAACAGCCCCGTCATCCTCGTCCGCTGGCGGCACGGCGACGCCTGGCTGGTCGAATACATCTCCGAAAACGTCGCGCAGTTCGGGTACTCGGCCGAGGACTTCGTCTCGGGTCGTCTCGCCTGGGCCGATATCATGCTGCCGGACGATCTGCCACGGGCGATGGCGGAGGTGGCGGCACACGCCGGGCAGGGGAGCGACCACTTCCGGTTGGAATATCGCATCGTCACACGCGATGGCCGGGTGCGCTGGATGGAGGACACCGCAACGGTCGGAACGGAACTCGACGGCTCCCGCATCGACGAGAGCATCATCCTCGACGTCACCGAACGCAGGGCGGGTGAGGATGCGCGCCACCAGGTCGAGCGGCGCGTGCGAGAGATCCTCGACAGCGTGCCGGTCATCGCGGTGATGCTGGACGTGCACGGCGGCATCACGTTCTGCAACAGCCACCTGCTCGCGCTGACGGCCTGGCGGCGCGACGAGATCATCGGGCGCGACTGGTTCGAGGTGTTCGTCCCACCCAACGTGCGGGATGCCGCGTCGCGGCACTTCCTCGAGGCACTGCAGACGGGCGAGTTCGGGCCCAGCTACGAGCACCAGATCGTGACGCGCGACGGGGAGGTCCGCGAGATCGTGTGGGACAACACCCACATCCGCGACACGACCGGCGCGATCATCGGGTCGGCGAGCCTCGGGCGTGACGTGACCGAACAGCGACGGCTCGAGGCGCAGTACCGCCAGGCGCAGAAGATGGAAGCCGTCGGCCAACTCGCGGGGGGCGTCGCTCACGATTTCAACAACCTGCTGCAGGTGATGAGTGGCTACGCCGGACTGGCGCTCGCCGATCTGCAGCCCGGTCAACCGATGCACTCCGAGATCAGCGAGATCAAACGCGCCGCGGACCGGGCCACGGTCCTCGTGCGCCAGTTGCTCGCCTTCAGCCGCCGGCAGACGATGGAGCGCCGGGCGATCGACTTGAATGCGCGGATTGCCAACCTGCTCACGATGCTGCGCCGCCTCATCGGCGAACACATCGAGCTGGACTTCCGTCCGGGCGACGGCCTCCCCTCCGTGATGGCCGACGCCGGGCAGATCGAGCAGGTCTTGATGAACCTCTCGCTGAACGCGCGCGATGCGATGCCGGACGGCGGCCGCATCACGGTTGCCACGTCCCGGGTCACAGCCGACGAGGAGTTCTGTCAGCAGCGGCCATGGGCACGAGGTGGAGACTACGTCGTTCTGACCGTGTCGGACACCGGTCCCGGGATCCCGCCGGATATCCTCGAGCACGTGTTCGAGCCCTTCTTCACCACGAAGGAGGTCGGCAAGGGGTCGGGACTCGGTCTCGCGACGGTCTACGGCATCGTCAAGCAGCACGACGGGTTGATCGAGGTCATCTCGGAGCCAGCGCACGGTGCCCGGTTCGTCATCTACCTGCCGGCGGCCGGCGACGCTGTCGTGGACGCGACGGCCGTGCGGGACGAGATCGTACCGACCGCGCCGGCGGGGTCGGTGGGCCATGAGATGATCCTGCTGGCAGAGGACGAGGACCTGGTACGCGGCCTCGCGAAGCGAGTGCTCGAGGGTGCCGGGTACACGGTCCTGACCGCGCGGGACGGAGCCGAGGCGGTCGCGATCTTCGATGCGCACCGGGACGAGATCGCTCTCGCCTTGCTCGACGTCGTGATGCCGCGTCTGAACGGCCCGCAGGTGCACGCGCACATCAGGGCCAGACGCCGGGACGTCCCGGTGCTCTACTGCAGCGGGTACAGCCGGCAGATGCTCGAAGAGAGTACCGGCGGCGGCGCCGATGATGGCTTGGACCTGCTGCTCAAGCCGTACGAGCCTCGCGTGCTGCTCGACCGCGTCCGTGCGCGGCTGTCGCGCCCACCTCAACCACTTCCCGGGTGA
- a CDS encoding PAS domain-containing protein → MPESWSDLLMNDHQTTEKVFDAVERALTADRPSPATLRDAARYFQEYVDGCHNKKEEDHLFPLIEQRGIPRHGGPLAVMLSEHDQNRSLLPRFVALVDEYLTGNAAVIDELRAVFAQYAELLKGHFWKENDILYPMARRVMSNADAEAVVAGIAATEASVGPDTRAKYYALADRIINEGGIEDLSFGVERDVLAAILNTLPVELSFVDRDDRVRYFSHENGTKIFPRTRGAIGTAVQNCHPQKSVHLVNRILADFKAGTRQVAEFWIEMGGRMIHIRYVPVRNPGGEYLGTLEVVQDVTGIRALTGQRRLLDEA, encoded by the coding sequence ATGCCGGAATCCTGGTCGGACCTGTTGATGAACGACCACCAGACCACTGAGAAGGTCTTCGATGCCGTCGAGCGTGCGCTCACCGCCGACCGCCCGTCGCCCGCCACGCTCCGCGACGCGGCCCGCTACTTCCAGGAGTACGTCGATGGGTGCCACAACAAGAAGGAAGAAGACCACCTCTTTCCACTGATCGAGCAGCGAGGGATCCCGCGTCATGGCGGCCCGCTCGCGGTCATGCTATCGGAGCACGATCAGAATCGGTCGCTGCTGCCGAGGTTTGTCGCTCTCGTGGACGAATACCTGACCGGCAACGCCGCGGTGATCGACGAACTCCGCGCGGTGTTCGCCCAGTACGCCGAGTTGCTCAAGGGCCATTTCTGGAAGGAGAACGACATCCTCTACCCCATGGCGCGCCGGGTGATGAGCAACGCCGATGCGGAGGCGGTGGTCGCCGGGATCGCAGCCACGGAAGCGTCGGTGGGACCCGACACCCGCGCCAAGTACTACGCGCTGGCCGATCGGATCATCAATGAGGGCGGGATCGAGGACCTCTCGTTCGGCGTCGAGCGCGACGTGCTGGCGGCGATCCTGAACACGTTGCCGGTCGAACTCTCCTTCGTGGATCGTGACGACCGCGTGCGCTACTTCAGCCACGAGAACGGCACCAAGATCTTCCCTCGTACCCGAGGCGCGATCGGCACAGCGGTGCAGAATTGTCATCCGCAGAAGAGCGTGCATCTGGTGAACCGGATCCTGGCCGACTTCAAGGCGGGCACCCGGCAGGTCGCGGAGTTCTGGATCGAGATGGGCGGCCGGATGATTCACATCCGCTACGTCCCCGTCCGGAACCCCGGGGGTGAGTACCTCGGCACGCTCGAGGTGGTCCAGGACGTAACCGGGATCCGGGCGCTGACGGGGCAGCGGCGGCTCCTCGATGAAGCGTGA
- a CDS encoding S8 family peptidase — protein MTKARLSRMFVSCVIAVAFALLALPASTGVGRQLRTAAHNGYDVAAGEALVKLRTTAALPEIENESDADSFEEIGGTGVRRVHSRSLGTDALIATLAAHPDVEYVEPNYILHAVATPNDPGFPNLYGLLNTGQAIQGVAGTPGADIGATSAWDLSTGSRGTVVAVVDTGVDYNHPDLAANVWSAPSSFTVVIGGSTITCAGGTHGFNAIAKTCNPMDDNDHGSHVSGTIGAVGNNGVGVVGVNWTASIMGAKFLDSTGSGTLADAINAIEFAVQAKQVFGTGANVRVLSNSWGGGGFSQSLLDEINRADTNDMLFVAAAGNNGRNNDTTANYPSNYAAPNVVAVAATDNRDQLASFSNFGRGTVHLGAPGVNILSTVRNGAYAYFSGTSMATPHVSGAAALVLSKCTLDTAGLKATLLNAVDPIASLATVTITGGRLNVFRAISNCAAPPTPDFTLTASPASRSVAPGASATYTVTTAALNGFTGTITFGAAGLPAGATATFSPAAAAAGAASTLTVATSSTTPPGSYSIGITAISGGVSHSTGVTLVVANADFTLSVSPSSLSVRHGSSGSFTVTVTSANGFAGTVNLSASGLPQPTQVTATWSATSVTVPAGGSAQARLTLAPASNATRTTYGLRFTGTSGSLSHSASASFRVR, from the coding sequence GTGACGAAAGCTCGGCTGTCGAGGATGTTCGTATCGTGTGTCATCGCCGTCGCGTTCGCACTGCTCGCCCTGCCGGCCAGCACCGGCGTCGGACGGCAGCTGAGGACCGCGGCCCACAACGGCTACGACGTGGCGGCAGGAGAGGCGCTGGTGAAACTGCGCACGACCGCCGCACTCCCCGAGATCGAGAACGAGAGCGACGCCGACAGTTTCGAGGAAATCGGCGGCACCGGTGTACGGCGTGTTCACTCGCGCAGCCTGGGCACCGACGCGCTGATTGCGACGCTCGCCGCGCATCCCGACGTCGAGTACGTCGAGCCGAACTACATCCTGCACGCGGTGGCGACGCCGAACGATCCCGGCTTTCCCAACCTGTATGGTTTGCTGAACACGGGCCAGGCGATCCAGGGCGTGGCGGGCACGCCCGGCGCGGACATCGGCGCGACGAGCGCCTGGGACCTCTCGACCGGCTCACGTGGCACGGTCGTCGCCGTGGTCGACACCGGCGTGGACTACAACCACCCGGACTTGGCGGCGAACGTCTGGTCCGCTCCCTCGTCGTTCACCGTGGTCATAGGGGGGAGCACCATCACGTGCGCTGGGGGAACGCACGGCTTCAACGCGATCGCGAAGACGTGCAATCCGATGGACGACAACGACCACGGCTCGCACGTGTCGGGAACGATTGGCGCCGTCGGGAACAACGGCGTCGGCGTCGTCGGTGTGAACTGGACGGCGAGCATCATGGGTGCGAAATTCCTGGATTCAACCGGCAGCGGCACGCTGGCCGATGCCATCAATGCGATCGAGTTCGCGGTCCAGGCCAAGCAGGTGTTCGGCACCGGCGCCAACGTGCGCGTGCTGTCGAACAGCTGGGGCGGTGGCGGGTTCTCGCAGTCGCTGCTCGACGAAATCAACAGGGCGGACACCAACGACATGCTGTTCGTCGCCGCGGCGGGCAACAACGGCCGGAACAACGACACGACCGCGAACTATCCTTCCAACTACGCCGCCCCGAACGTGGTGGCGGTCGCGGCCACCGACAACCGGGACCAGCTCGCGTCGTTCTCCAACTTCGGGCGCGGCACCGTGCACCTCGGCGCGCCGGGCGTGAACATCCTGTCAACCGTCCGGAACGGCGCGTACGCGTACTTCAGCGGCACGTCGATGGCCACACCGCACGTGTCTGGCGCCGCCGCGCTCGTGCTCTCGAAGTGCACGCTCGACACGGCGGGACTGAAGGCCACGCTGCTGAACGCGGTGGATCCGATCGCGTCGCTCGCGACGGTGACGATCACCGGGGGACGGCTGAACGTCTTTCGCGCGATCAGCAACTGCGCGGCGCCGCCGACGCCCGATTTCACCCTGACCGCCAGCCCCGCGTCGCGTTCGGTGGCGCCTGGCGCCAGCGCCACCTACACCGTGACGACGGCTGCGCTGAACGGCTTCACCGGAACGATCACGTTCGGGGCGGCCGGCCTGCCGGCGGGAGCAACCGCCACGTTCTCGCCAGCGGCGGCAGCCGCAGGTGCGGCGTCCACACTGACCGTCGCTACGAGTTCGACGACACCGCCCGGATCGTATTCGATCGGCATCACGGCGATCAGTGGCGGCGTCTCCCACTCGACCGGTGTCACGCTGGTCGTCGCGAACGCCGACTTCACGCTGTCGGTCAGCCCGTCGTCGCTCAGTGTACGGCACGGTTCGAGCGGCTCCTTCACCGTCACCGTCACCTCGGCGAACGGATTCGCGGGAACGGTGAACCTGTCAGCCTCTGGCCTGCCGCAGCCCACGCAAGTGACGGCAACCTGGAGCGCCACGAGCGTGACCGTGCCCGCAGGCGGATCTGCCCAGGCGCGCCTCACGCTCGCGCCGGCCAGCAACGCGACACGGACCACCTATGGTCTGAGGTTCACCGGGACGTCTGGATCGCTGTCGCATTCGGCGTCGGCCTCGTTCCGCGTCCGTTGA
- a CDS encoding PEGA domain-containing protein, with translation MTTERDDSSSSRPAWQRPVLIVVAVVVLAGAAFLGRILAPLVRGGGTAPASTVTATPSTPAATAAAPVTTPETTLPALEASRDAKPRTKKRGEALPPIVAASDAAPTMGELHIDSDMPGAMVFLDRKYLGNAPITAKDVPPGTHQLNLTAEGYDGYSEPIDVAVGPADVMIRFKEVRLKETAEVVHKHAMGSCEGRLFADPQGVRYETTNKSDAFTMRFADIEAFEIDYLQKNLKIKRRGGKSYNFTTKATNADPLFVFHRNVDKVRQQIAGGAPAKK, from the coding sequence ATGACGACCGAACGGGACGACTCCTCTTCTTCGCGCCCAGCCTGGCAGCGCCCGGTGCTCATCGTGGTCGCCGTCGTTGTCCTCGCAGGCGCTGCGTTTCTCGGCCGGATCCTGGCGCCGCTGGTTCGCGGCGGGGGAACGGCGCCGGCCAGCACCGTGACCGCCACACCCTCCACGCCGGCCGCCACCGCGGCCGCGCCGGTGACAACGCCCGAGACCACGTTGCCCGCGCTCGAGGCGTCACGTGATGCAAAGCCCAGAACGAAGAAGAGGGGCGAGGCACTACCCCCGATCGTGGCGGCGTCTGATGCAGCGCCGACGATGGGTGAACTGCACATCGACAGCGATATGCCGGGTGCCATGGTATTCCTCGATCGCAAGTACCTCGGCAACGCTCCCATCACCGCGAAGGACGTTCCGCCGGGCACGCACCAACTGAATCTGACCGCAGAGGGGTACGACGGCTACTCCGAACCGATCGACGTGGCAGTCGGTCCCGCGGACGTGATGATTCGCTTCAAGGAAGTGCGGCTCAAGGAGACGGCGGAGGTCGTGCACAAGCACGCGATGGGCTCGTGCGAGGGCCGGCTGTTCGCCGATCCCCAGGGCGTCCGCTACGAGACGACGAACAAGAGCGATGCGTTCACGATGCGGTTCGCGGACATCGAGGCGTTCGAGATCGACTACCTGCAGAAGAACCTGAAGATCAAGAGGCGCGGCGGCAAGTCGTACAACTTCACCACGAAGGCGACCAACGCCGACCCGCTGTTCGTGTTCCACCGCAACGTGGACAAGGTTCGTCAGCAGATCGCCGGCGGCGCTCCAGCGAAGAAGTAG
- a CDS encoding pentapeptide repeat-containing protein gives MADLSRSDVIKILAVAENARLAGVDLSGLDLHGLNFSGADLIRADLAGANLSGAYMRGARLESANLEGAIITDANLKEANLKAANLRDADLTNTIMTDANLFEAILEGARLDRTIGLNR, from the coding sequence ATGGCAGACCTGTCGCGGTCGGACGTCATCAAGATCCTCGCAGTGGCCGAGAACGCTCGTCTGGCGGGCGTGGACCTCTCGGGGCTCGATCTGCACGGCCTCAATTTCAGCGGCGCCGATCTCATCCGCGCAGATCTCGCCGGCGCCAACCTGTCAGGCGCCTACATGCGCGGGGCCCGGCTCGAGTCTGCGAACCTCGAGGGGGCGATCATCACCGACGCGAACCTGAAGGAAGCCAACCTGAAGGCGGCGAACCTTCGGGACGCCGACCTGACGAACACGATTATGACGGATGCCAACCTCTTCGAAGCCATCCTCGAGGGCGCCCGCCTCGACCGGACCATTGGACTCAATCGATGA
- the guaA gene encoding glutamine-hydrolyzing GMP synthase, with product MTRHDTIAVVDFGGQYAHLIATKVRRLRVLAEIRQPEDPIELFAHCKGIIISGSPSFSSFGEDSGYTKAIYDLDIPVLGFCFGHQEIAKHYGGVVVHGGREWGRANLHIVRDHPLFRGLGPVEPVFMSHFDSVVSLGPDFEELGYTVLGESEGGGHRYAAIGSDKHRRYGFQYHPEVDDTVHGHEMIANFVLGICGCEPSWTMERYLEEQVERVRQQVGDRSVFLLASGGVDSTVAAKLFALAIGPERLHLLHVDNGLMRKGESRKVLETLRGIGLGAHLHFVDATADFLAALGGVIEPERKRQAIGDTFVTVFEREARRLGIEDHLLGQGTIYPDTIETGATKRSDTIKTHHNRVPIIEEMIKKGRVVEPLAELYKVEVRELGEQLGIPHEMIWRHPFPGPGLGVRLLCSDGREDREQFPEIEPPLAALAAGYGIQALALPIRSVGVKADLRAYEHPVMLGGQVPWERLLEAVGMILKQVPGLNRCIWNLGPAMPTGARPLKAGMTAARLDLLREADALVMDGLRRHGLYETIWQCPTVLVPLEIDGRGEELVIVRPIHSERAMTATPAHLPDALVAELRTAILALAGVSGFALDVTSKPPGTIEWE from the coding sequence ATGACTCGACACGACACGATTGCCGTCGTCGACTTCGGCGGCCAGTACGCACATCTGATTGCCACGAAGGTCCGCCGCCTCCGCGTGCTCGCCGAGATCCGCCAGCCTGAGGATCCCATCGAGCTGTTCGCGCACTGCAAGGGCATCATCATCTCGGGCAGCCCGAGTTTCTCGTCATTCGGTGAAGACTCCGGCTACACGAAGGCGATCTACGATCTCGACATCCCGGTCCTCGGTTTCTGCTTCGGCCACCAGGAGATCGCGAAGCACTACGGCGGGGTCGTGGTGCACGGCGGTCGCGAATGGGGTCGTGCGAACCTGCACATCGTGCGCGACCACCCGCTGTTTCGCGGCCTCGGGCCGGTCGAGCCGGTGTTCATGAGCCATTTCGACTCGGTCGTCAGCCTGGGCCCGGACTTCGAGGAACTCGGCTACACGGTGCTCGGCGAGAGCGAGGGCGGGGGCCATCGCTACGCCGCCATCGGGTCCGACAAGCACCGGCGCTACGGCTTCCAGTACCACCCTGAAGTGGACGATACGGTCCACGGCCACGAGATGATCGCCAACTTCGTGCTCGGCATCTGCGGCTGCGAGCCGTCGTGGACGATGGAGCGGTATCTCGAAGAACAGGTGGAACGGGTCCGGCAGCAGGTCGGCGACCGCTCGGTGTTCCTGCTGGCCTCGGGCGGCGTGGATTCGACCGTTGCCGCCAAGCTGTTCGCGCTGGCGATCGGGCCGGAGCGGCTGCACCTCCTGCACGTGGACAACGGGTTGATGCGCAAGGGTGAGAGCCGGAAGGTGCTCGAAACGTTGCGTGGGATCGGTCTTGGCGCGCATCTCCACTTCGTGGACGCGACGGCCGACTTCCTGGCGGCGCTCGGCGGTGTCATCGAGCCCGAGCGCAAGCGACAGGCGATTGGAGACACGTTCGTCACCGTGTTCGAGCGCGAGGCACGGCGCCTCGGCATCGAGGATCATCTGCTCGGCCAGGGCACGATCTACCCGGACACGATTGAAACCGGCGCGACCAAGCGGTCGGATACGATCAAGACCCACCACAATCGCGTGCCGATCATCGAGGAGATGATCAAGAAGGGACGCGTGGTCGAGCCGCTGGCCGAGCTCTACAAGGTGGAGGTTCGAGAGCTGGGCGAGCAGTTGGGGATTCCGCACGAGATGATCTGGCGGCATCCGTTCCCCGGCCCCGGGCTGGGGGTGCGGCTGCTCTGCTCGGACGGGCGGGAGGATCGGGAGCAATTTCCCGAGATCGAGCCGCCACTCGCCGCGCTCGCCGCTGGCTACGGCATCCAGGCGCTGGCGCTGCCCATCCGGTCGGTCGGCGTGAAGGCCGATCTGCGGGCGTACGAGCATCCGGTGATGCTGGGCGGACAGGTCCCTTGGGAGCGCCTGCTCGAAGCGGTCGGCATGATCCTCAAACAGGTGCCTGGCCTGAACCGCTGCATCTGGAATCTCGGGCCGGCCATGCCGACGGGTGCCAGACCGCTGAAGGCGGGCATGACGGCGGCGCGTCTCGATCTGCTGCGCGAGGCCGATGCCCTCGTCATGGACGGCCTGCGCCGTCACGGCCTCTACGAGACGATCTGGCAGTGCCCGACCGTCCTCGTGCCGCTCGAGATCGACGGCCGTGGTGAGGAATTGGTGATCGTCCGGCCGATCCACTCCGAACGGGCGATGACGGCGACGCCCGCGCACCTGCCCGACGCGCTCGTCGCCGAGCTGAGAACGGCGATCCTCGCGCTCGCGGGCGTGAGCGGCTTCGCCCTCGATGTCACCTCGAAGCCGCCGGGAACCATCGAGTGGGAGTGA